Proteins found in one Stigmatella erecta genomic segment:
- a CDS encoding cupredoxin, whose product MSPGGRTRWGFAAGLTLGLLAWELLWVRLLTGGAGPQVAELAAGLAWDATVFGVLGAVASGAVRPGPARAIPSQAARASLLFGLLLLPAAGARAVLQERWAADGKAKAAPGASLSALQVETSGDARFLCSIAAPGAGRPRASKGAGAVMWTGMRDALPLLAAVFPLALGVLGLQAWGRATGRLGRRSRWAAPGLLLVVLASGSGRLDGTKTVLGRPVSEEARLAAGCAPGAPVRTYALAAIAVDIPLNAHGDHVPKGRMYVLEQEIAAVRAQERRPVRERVSPGLGEDPIQPLVLRANLGECLVLSFTNRLAEEAAALQLDGLGVTVLEEAALEGFVPRMAIPAGQGLTYVVPLPGNAEAEGAYLLHDAEEARHEAYGLFGALVLEPAGSVFRDPGTGAPSSGAGWHALIDVPGGGQDFREAVLLSHAMGPPEEAEVRLEGGGLLPTVNEMAGAFRPGAFGFNYRSEPFFERERDPSKDPEAPGPRGSRGLATPMPRSYQGEAVKLRLLQAGSTEFHAYSLRGAGGRKGPADAAESVQLLRPGRGLTVSQGPEQAGDFIFHCRMPNHSIGGMQGIWRVLKGPEADLAPWAGRSGR is encoded by the coding sequence ATGAGCCCGGGCGGGAGGACGCGCTGGGGGTTCGCCGCGGGCCTGACGTTGGGCCTGCTGGCCTGGGAACTCCTGTGGGTGCGGCTCCTGACGGGAGGGGCTGGCCCGCAGGTGGCGGAGCTCGCGGCCGGGCTGGCCTGGGACGCCACGGTCTTCGGGGTACTGGGGGCCGTGGCCTCGGGGGCTGTACGTCCCGGCCCGGCGCGAGCGATTCCAAGCCAGGCGGCCCGGGCGTCCCTGCTCTTCGGGCTCCTGCTGCTGCCTGCGGCGGGAGCGCGGGCCGTGCTGCAAGAGCGGTGGGCGGCGGACGGGAAAGCGAAGGCCGCACCCGGGGCGAGCCTCTCCGCGCTCCAGGTGGAGACGTCCGGCGACGCGCGCTTCCTCTGTTCCATCGCGGCTCCCGGGGCAGGCCGCCCCCGGGCCTCCAAGGGTGCAGGCGCCGTGATGTGGACGGGCATGCGCGATGCGCTGCCGTTGCTGGCGGCGGTCTTTCCCTTGGCGCTGGGGGTTCTCGGGCTCCAGGCGTGGGGCCGCGCCACGGGGAGGCTGGGGCGGAGGTCGCGGTGGGCCGCGCCGGGGTTGCTGCTGGTGGTGCTGGCCTCCGGGAGCGGACGCCTGGACGGCACGAAGACGGTGCTGGGGAGGCCGGTGTCCGAGGAGGCGCGGCTCGCGGCGGGGTGTGCGCCGGGGGCGCCGGTGCGGACGTACGCACTGGCGGCCATTGCCGTGGACATCCCGCTCAACGCGCACGGCGACCACGTCCCGAAGGGACGGATGTACGTCCTGGAGCAGGAGATTGCCGCCGTGCGGGCGCAGGAGCGGCGCCCCGTGCGCGAGCGGGTGTCACCGGGCCTGGGAGAGGACCCCATCCAGCCCCTCGTGCTCCGGGCGAACCTGGGCGAGTGCCTGGTCCTCTCCTTTACGAACCGGCTCGCGGAAGAAGCCGCGGCCCTACAACTGGATGGATTGGGCGTCACCGTCTTGGAGGAGGCTGCCCTGGAAGGCTTCGTCCCGCGGATGGCCATTCCGGCCGGACAGGGCCTGACCTATGTCGTGCCCCTGCCGGGGAATGCCGAGGCGGAAGGGGCCTACCTCCTCCATGATGCGGAGGAGGCGCGCCATGAAGCGTACGGGCTCTTCGGCGCCCTGGTGCTGGAGCCCGCGGGCTCGGTATTCCGGGACCCGGGAACGGGAGCCCCCTCCTCCGGAGCGGGATGGCACGCCCTCATTGATGTGCCGGGAGGGGGGCAGGACTTCCGAGAGGCAGTCCTGCTGTCCCACGCGATGGGGCCGCCGGAAGAGGCGGAGGTGAGGCTGGAGGGGGGCGGCCTGCTGCCCACCGTGAATGAGATGGCGGGAGCCTTCCGTCCGGGCGCCTTCGGCTTCAACTACCGCAGCGAACCCTTCTTCGAGCGGGAAAGAGACCCATCAAAAGACCCGGAGGCGCCAGGTCCGAGAGGCTCGAGGGGCCTGGCGACCCCGATGCCGCGCTCCTACCAGGGAGAGGCGGTGAAGCTGCGCCTGCTCCAGGCCGGGAGCACGGAGTTCCACGCCTATTCCCTCCGGGGAGCTGGCGGGAGGAAGGGACCAGCAGACGCCGCCGAGAGCGTGCAGCTCCTCCGCCCAGGACGAGGGCTCACCGTGAGCCAGGGGCCGGAGCAGGCGGGAGATTTCATCTTCCACTGCCGCATGCCCAACCACTCGATCGGAGGGATGCAGGGCATCTGGAGGGTCCTGAAGGGCCCCGAAGCGGACCTGGCGCCATGGGCGGGAAGGTCCGGGAGGTAA